DNA from Prunus persica cultivar Lovell chromosome G6, Prunus_persica_NCBIv2, whole genome shotgun sequence:
AGCATGTGGGCCACTGTCAAGGAAAAAGAGGTGGAAGAGACCAAGAAGCTTTGGGAGAGGACGTTTGATCAACCGTATGAGAAAGCTGGTGGAGAAATAGCTTTGGAATTGGATGGAGGTGTCTCATTCAAGCCGACGGTTTACTGGGAGGTATCAGACACAGATGTCAATACGAAATACAAGCCAATGCACCCCAGATTCTTACTTGAGGTCAGTTTTTGCATTCTCTTCCTCTGTCTATCTCTTACACCTAACTTTGCCGACCCTATCTTAAAGAAATTATGAGGTAGATGGAGGACCAAAAGTTCCACTTGGTGAACTAAGCACAATGGAAGTCCTCTCTGGACCAAAGTGAGTGATAGTTTGCATATATTGATAAGACTCGCTGTGGGGCATGCATTAGAGAAATTTGCATGAAAAAGttaaggaaagaaaattatcaCAAATAgcaattttatgaaaattaagaaagaatATTCTTATACTTAGAAACAGAGGAATGCCAACAGTTGTGTGTCTTTCAATCTGATTATGACTGTTTGTCTGTTTGACTAGTGCTTTGaaattgtcttcttcttttgtagtAATTAACTTCTACTCAAATTACATCTCTGAACTTTTAATATGCTTCTTTCGtgcttttatattttaagttcATCAAAAGCTTAAAAAGGAACTAGAGAAGGTTAGTAAGTAAGTTAAGACATCTGTTTTTATCTCAGTTTTATTACACTGATGGTACCTTGATACCTCAATGTAGGTTTGTGTGTTTGTCAGGCTGAGGGATAAGATGAAGGAAATGCAAGAGGATATGAAACGCAATGTCCTTCGTCTTCGAATGGTGAGGTGTCACAGGGAGTTAAAGCTTGAAAAACCCGTCTCCGACTTTCCCCATTCATCATGGCGAAAAGCTTGGCATCTCTACTGTGAGTTTGGAACCAAAGGAGTCATATTTGAAATTCGCAAGCGAGGTGGCTCATGTTTTAAAGGAAGTAGTGTGCAAGAGACTGTTACATTCCATTGGAATGACTTACTTAGAGCACCCTCTCTAACTTTGGAGAAGGAAGATCAACAAGTTAAAATTGTTGCTTCAATAACTCCACCAGTTCAAGCACCATACCTGTTGAAATGTGTGCCAGACCGTGTCACGGATGATTCTGGGGCAATGATATCGGATCTGATTCTGAGAATGAACCAGTATCGTCCCCAAGAAGGCCGGTGGTTGTCTCGCACTGTTCTTGATCATGCAGGGAGAGACTGTTTTGTGATTCGAATAAGGTTAAGTTCTAACagcttatctttttttatcaGGGGAAGGACAATTTTAATCTTTTGACAGTTACGACCTTTTTCAGACAACATTGTATCAGTTACTTAATTGGATACACATTAATTGCAGGGTGGGAGCAGGGTTTTGGAGAAGAGGAGGCGAAACTCCATCAGCTGTGAAATGGGAGGATAGGATTATAGAGATTCGAGAAGGTTCTTGGTCGTATGTTGCTGGTTCCATTGGGAGAGCCCCTGGTATGTTGTATATATCTGCATGGGCTTCTTAGAGACTATTATCTGTTTACAGTTGGTGCTTAATTGCATTTGTTTGGAATCAAATTGTAAACATTTTTCTGCCGTTGTAGTACAGTGAAACTGGTAGGAACAGCCATACCGAAAGAACCACCAGAACAATGGAAAGCTGCTTGGAATTTTTCAACAGGAGACGAACTCATGATACAGTGGGAACTGTCATCATCAAAATCAGGTCTGagttttggtttaaaaaatcAAGCTGCAGAATCAACGGTACGTTGGCAATGGCTTTTCTCCAGTGCATGCATATGTATGTAGTTTCACataatttggtttgaaaaCCAATCATATATTGCAGGTTAAGCTGTTGAAAGGACGGAAAATGCAGTATcaagtaaagaaaaaaaagtcagTGACCAAAGATGAAGAGTGTCAAAATGAGGAAGAAggtgaagaggaagaagaagatgaagaagaagagggctTCCTAACGCTTGTCCGGTACACAGAAGATAATCCAAACGGACGAGCAACAGCTCTTTTAAATTGGAAGCTATTGGTAGCAGAATTGATGCCTGAAGAAGATGCAGTATTGGTGCTTCTTCTATGCATTTCTATACTAAGAAGTGTATCAGAgatgaaaaaagaagatgtTGGATGTTTGCTAATCAGAAGAAGACTAAAGGAAGTAAAACTCGGGACTAGAGATTGGGGTTCTGTGGTACTTCACCCTTCCTCAAGTTCATCTATTTCTTCACCATACCTTCAACCTTGGTATTGGAATGCAAAGGCAATTATAGCATCAGATGGTGCAGGTCACATTACTAGGCAACCAAGTATTAGTTATTCACCAGAGGAAGGTGGTGATAAGTTTTACAAACGAGGGATACTAGCATGAGAAACGATGAGCATTTTTATACTTGTGTTTTTAGGATTGGGATGAGAATGTACATACACAATATTTCATGATATTCACTCGAAGATTATTTTCTGAAATATGTGCGCCTTccatttgaattgtttttaaaGATGACATATTTGCTAGCAATTTtggattaattaaatataaaaggcttgtagctcaagtgattaagagcatttacctATGTGTCTTAGGTTCGATTCCTCATTTTCCATTATACAAGtggattaattaatataagaagcttgtagctcaagtgattaagagcgaagcttgtagctcaagtgattaagagcatttacctATGCGTCCTAGGTTCGATTCCTCATTTTCCATTATGCAAGTGgcttaattaatataagagacttgtagctcaagtgattaagagcatttacctACATATCATAGGTTCGACTCCTCATTTcccaatatcacttgtataagaagaaaaaagaaggaaaaaagagagagaaaaaggtgGTGGATTGCATCCTAGGTTTGACGCCTCATTTCCCAGTATCACTtgtataagaagaaaaaaaaaaggaaggaaaaaaaaggaaaaagtggTGGATTAAAATTAGTACATAACATACACTTTTTTGCCCCAAAAGTAAACTGATATGCTCATGTGTTATTAGAAGTCATCTAACACACCTTTTAGCACTCATTTCACTTTTAGTGGAAATATAACTATATTAATTAAGCCCTAATTAAGATGGATGGGTTCAATATAACAGAAGAAAAGTATTATATGTAAAGCAGTGTGAAATGGATAACTTGTTTGAGAAGGCAGCCTAACGTGTCGGTCCaaaaaaacatggaatatTGGGGGCTATGccctaaaaaagaaagcatGACTTAGAGTCATAGACTTTGTCTAGAGAGAAAGCACAAAAGAAGGTGAATTTATAACTCCAAGCACAAAACCATTCCTCTATGAACAAGCCATTCCCACATTTCTTCATTCCCTCAggtataaataaattttatacaTCTCGTATGaccataaaattcatttcctTTCTCCCTCCAACAGAACCAAAGATGGGCTTACCCAATTTTCTGTCTGTTCTCATTATTCTATCtgcattttcatgtttttcatATGGAGTTACTTCTTCCAAAGATCCAAACCCCTCCATTCAATCCATGGTTATGCAAACTTGCACTGAAATTGAAGACCAAAATTCATGCCTCACAAATGTGCAAGCTGAGCTCAAAACTATGGCCCCTGACAATCAAAATTCTGCTTCAATCCTAACTGCTGCGATTAGGCACACACTTAATGAAGCAAGAGCTGCAATCCAAAAGATCACAAAGTTCAGTTCTTTATCCATCAGTTACAGAGAACAGCTAGCAATTGAGGATTGCAAAGAGCTCCTAGATTTCTCTGTCTCTGAGTTGGCTTGGTCTTTGGGTGAGATGAACAAAATCCGAGGTGGTGACAACAATGAACACTATGAGGGAAACTTGAAAGCTTGGCTAAGTGCTGCCCTTAGTAACCAAGATACCTGCCTTGAAGGTTTTGAGGGAACTGATAGACGTCTCGAAGATTTTGTCAGGGGAAGTTTGAAGCAAGTCACACAGCTCATTGGTAATGTCTTGGCCTTGTACACTCAATTACATAGCTTACCCTTTAAGCCTCCTAGAGATCACGGCACCCCGGTGAATAAAAGTTCATCATCAGACGATCATTTGCCGGCATGGATCAGTGAGGGTGATCAAGAGCTGCTTAGATCCAATCCACAATCGGGTATGCATGCAGATGCTATTGTGGCGGCAGATGGGAGTGGCAAGTACCGTACAATCACAGAAGCTGTTAATGCAGCTCCAAACTACAGCAGCAAGAGGCACATAATATATGTGAAGAAGGGAGTTTATAGAGAAAACATTgacatgaagaagaagaaaaccaatATTATGTTTGTAGGGGATGGGATTGGACAAACTGTGGTAACGGCTAGACGGAATTTCATGCAAGGATGGACTACATTTAGAACTGCAACTGTTGGTAAGTACCTTATATTCCattcttatattatattttactttTGAAGTATTTTCATTAAAACGTATCGGATCCCAAATGCTTAAATTATCATAGAATAGGTCAACAATCTATATCGAGTTTAATTATTACGAATGTAGCATGTTATGTTACATATCTTTTGTCTGGTTCGAAGATTTTTGTGCACTATAAGTTCGTCTTTTCTTGGGATGCAATTATGCATGTGACATATTTTCTAAATATTACTATGGTTGCAGCCGTGTCTGGCAAGGGATTTATAGCAAGAGACATGACATTTAGAAACACGGCCGGGCCGGAAAACCATCAAGGCGTGGCGCTTAGGGTCGACTCCGACCAATCGGCCTTCTTCCGGTGCAGCATGGAGGGTTACCAAGACACCCTCTATGCTCACTCCCTCCGTCAATTTTACCGTGAATGTAGCATCTATGGCACCATAGACTTCATATTTGGCAACGGTGCAGCTGTGCTACAAAATTGCAGAATCTACACGAGAGTCCCCCTACCATTACAAAAGGTCACAATCACAGCCCAAGGCAGAAAAAACCCACATCAAAGCACTGGATTTGCAATCCAAGACAGCTATGTTCTTGCCACTCAGCCAACATATTTGGGCAGGCCATGGAAGCAATATTCCAGGACTGTTTTTATGAACACTTACATGAGTGGGCTTGTGCAGCCCAGAGGGTGGCTTGAGTGGTATGGCAACTTTGCTTTGGGCACCTTGTGGTATGGTGAGTATAAGAATTATGGGCCGGGTGCTTTGCTACCCGGGAGGGTCAAATGGCCCGGTTACCATATTATCAAGGATGCTGCAGCGGCTAGCTTCTTCACTGTTGGGAGGTTCATTGATGGAAGGGCTTGGTTGCCATCAACAGGTGTCAAGTTTACAGCGGGTTTGAGAAATTAAATAGTTAATGGAATTATTTGGACTAATATTATATAGATCGCATCTCTAATAAGATGGTTTTCATTTGTATCCTTCTCTAGCATAGTAGTAGCAGATATATGACCAAACACTGTTAAAAATTAGTATTTATTTCTCATTTACATGAGATAtggaaaataaagagaaaaattagtggtgtctaatttttctttttgtattatttttgtattcattgtttttgtttaattatcagtttaaaccaaaaaaataaatggtcaACTTTAAACTCTCATTTGGTTctctaatttcatttttatgttattCGTAAAGTTTTATATCATCTTCATAATTTAGGAATTcgacatgaatttttttgataATTTCTTGATTGTCGGAAACCTCTCAAAGTTCAATTACACATTTCATGTTTTGTTGATATCACATCAAAGAATTTCTACTCCGATAGTAAGGCTAGTTCTAAATTCGGAAAATTTAGACAAatttaaacttgaatttttaattacagttgtatattcaaattcaatgtAAAGTTTTCAAACGTAGGTAGTTTTCTTCAACACTTCCCCAAACTATCGAAGTTACTAACAATTTAGATAGCTGGCGTGCAAACGACTTGGGGACTAGTTAACTGACCTAATattgaatattaatttttagcATGTCTAAAAGTAACTGTGATTCtaattactttaaaaaaaactcttaaTTACGCGGTCAAATTATTGATGCTCCGTCCTCTGTGCGCTGACCAAAGCCTTCTCCATTGAGTTTAATTCTTACTCGACTTCTGTTTTTCACCTctcccttttcttgttttggagAGAGAGTAACAACATCTAGCTTGGCATCGAACCTTCCTTACCCTCTAAACCTCATATTTTTTGCGACTGTTACAACTTTATTGCCACCAACATTCAAATCTGTCCTCCTCTATTCACCCTTATAAATTCACAGTTCTCTTATGCTTCAATTTCCAAACACACAACAGAGGGGGATACTAGCTCTCTTTTGCCTCATAGCTTCATTGGGAGATTTTGTGACAAACAGAGAAATAAAAAGGACTAATTgttgtattcaatttagaaaAATTCTCTTCGAAAACCGTCGAAAATGGCGTATTTGGAAGATGCAGAAGTGACATCCAAAAGAAGAATTGCTATTATTGCggtttctgggtttttctTGGTATCAATGGTGGTGGCATTGACTGTTGGTGCTGGCATAGACAAGGGTTTCCACCTAAACCCATTCTCTGACAAGAGAGGCAGTTCCACTGACAAGTCTGCTTCAACAAAAGCCATCAAGGCCATTTGCCAGCCCACTGATTACAAGCAAGAATGTCTCAGTAGCCTCACCTCTGCAGCTGGAAACACCACCGACCCGATACAGCTGATCAAGATTGGCTTCCAGGCTGCAATGAAGCAAATCTATGAGGCTAccaaaaaatccaatctcttgcaGAAGCTTGAGAAGGACCACAGAACCTCCATGGCCCTTGACACCTGCAAAGAGCTCATGGAATTGGCTGTTGATGAGCTCAATCAATCTTTTAACAGACTAGGGGACACTGAGAACTTCTACAAATATAAAACATTCATCATGGATTTGAAGGTTTGGCTGAGTGCCAGCATCACATACCAAGAGAGCTGCTTGGATGCCTTTGAGAACACTACTAGCTCTAATGATGCAGGGGAGGAGATGAAGACTCTATTGAAGACCTCTATGCGTTTGAGCAGCAATGGCCTTGCCATGGTCGCCCAAATATTTTCAGCCCTCACTGACTTAAACAATCCTGACCCAAGCCACCGCCGCCGCCTCCTTTCGTTTGATGGCCTCCCAATTCTTGGTCACGGGGATCTGGAACTCCCCGAGTGGTATGAAGCTGGAGTCAGAAAACTCCTCACAATCAGCACTGCTCCAGCTCCCAAGGCTCATAAGCCCGACGCTGTTGTTTCCAAGGATGGAAGTGGGAGCTACAAGACCATATGTGAGGCACTAGAACATGTGCCCAAATATGGTAATGAGACCTTTGTCATCTACATCAAGGAAGGAGTCTACAATGAATCTGTCCGGGTTAACAGGAGCATGACCAATGTGATGATGATCGGAGATGGCGCTAATAAGACCAGGATCACTGGAAACCATAATTTTGTTGATGGCACGCCCACCTACCGTACTGCCGCTGTTGGTAAGTAGACAAATGCTTATGTTGTTGAACTCTAAATCTAATTAGACATGTCATTAGTTTAATTTAAATGAATGGATGCATGCAGCTATCCACGGAGACCACTTCATGGCAATGGATATTGGTTTTGAGAACTCTGCTGGTCCAGAGAAACATCAGGCTGTTGCATTGAGGGTGAGTGCTGATGAGGCCATCTTCTACAAGTGCTCAATGGATGGGTACCAAGACACACTTTACACGCATACTCACCGCCAATTCTACCGCGACTGCACCATCTCCGGCACCATAGACTTTGTCTTTGGTGATGCTGCAGCAATCTTCCAAAACTGCACTTTCGTGGTCCACAAGCCATTGCCAGACCAGTCTTGCATTGTGACAGCTCAAGGCAGGAAAGAAGGGCGCCAGCCATCTGCAATTGTCATCCAGAACAGCACCATCACCGCTGATCCCGACTATTTCCTTGTCAAGAATGTGAACAAGGCATATCTTGGGCGTCCATGGAAGGAATATTCGAGGACCATCATCATGGAATCATACATTGATGATGTGATTCAACCAGAAGGTTGGTTGCCTTGGGCGGGTCAATGGGGGCTCAGGACATGCTTCTACACAGAATTTCGCAACACAGGCCCTGCCGCTAACAAGGCAAGGCGTGTGACGTGGCAGGGGATCAAGCAGATTACCAGGAGACATGCTGCACAATTCACACCTGGGAAGTTCTTTAGGGGTGATGAGTGGATTAAGCTCTCCGGAGTTCCTTACGTCCCCGGCCTTACCACTAATCGGCGGTCAAAAAACGCAACCACAACTAGATCGGTTTTGAGAGGCTTCTGAGTTAATTGATGGTGTTTCAGTTGTTTGTATAGCTACGTGAAACTTGATAGAATCAATTCTTCCAACATTATGGAATGAGCAGTTTGCATGAATAGTAGTTTAGTGTCAGTGGGAGGCAAACCATGAGGAGAAATTATGGTAACCAAAATAACCCATGAATCGGGATTAGAAATATAATGCATTCCCCAAATGTACTAAACAACGTTCTTTTTCAGGTGAACTGAAACACCATTTTGAAATTATAGGAACTATTGGCGTTTAAAAAAGGAGCAAGTTTTTACTAACCAAGGTTGAAAACAAATTTACCCAACAGAGTAATGAAGTAAACACGATACCAGACACctaaagagaaacaaaattggATTCCAGAAATAACACTTTCAATTCTAATTAgctcaaaccctaaatcccttgctgtttctctttcctctAGCCTTCTCAAACTTCCTTCCCTTCGATCGGACATAAGGTTTGGTGTGACTGTGTGGCACACCAGGTGCTGGACCAAAGTGTTTCACTGCTTCACGTGCATTCTTTGGTCCTCTGAGGAGAACCTGCAATGGCAGCAAAAAGAAGCTTACTTGATATTAAGAGACAAGATTTCTAATTTAACCAACAGTGACGTTATACAATGCTAAAAGTTCATACCACATTCTGACCCAATGGTGCCCTCAATGCAAGCTGATCAAATGTTAGGCACTCTCCTCCTGCCTTCTCAATCCTGGCCCTTGCAGTCTCAGTAAATCTGAGTGCTGTAACCTTCAATTGAGGAACTTCATAAACGCGAATATCATCTGTCACAGTCCCCACAACCACAGCAATCTTGTTGTCCTTTCCTTGCATATAACGAATCAACCTTGAGAGAGAAAGTGGTGCCTTGTTGACTTTGCTCATGAAGAGACGTTTGAGAATGACCGCATTGAACTTGCTTCCAGTTCTCCGGACAAGAAAGCGGTAGAGCTGATCAAGGAAAAACCGAGTATCCAATCAGACAACACATCCATATCATTATAGTAtacaataagaaaaacaaaagcagagAAATAAGGCAGAAATCATGAATCCGACTAAAAGATATCTGGTCAACAAACCTCAAAggaacaaaatttgaaaaagatgGGCTAGTTCCCTCAGAATTTTGTTAAAGATATAATCATGCAATAATCAGCATTAGCATGGTTTAAAAGCATCACAGGGAACATTTCCTCCATAGTTCAGCATCATTAAACAATGCTATAAGAATTTTGAGatacaaaatgaaagaaagcaGCTTTCTAAATAATCTGGATCAGAAAACAATtctaaaggaaaaataaattcaaacgatccaaagtattaaaaaaaacaaatagtaGCAAATTACACCAAACGGTGCTCTATTCTATCggaatgtaattcaaaatccTTAAAAGAAATAACAGATGCACTTTTTCATTATAAATCAGACTTGACAAACCGAAGTTGCGAAAGGCTCAGATAGATGTGGGTTAAGTCTATTCCCTGACCTACAAAAGGTCTCGTAATGAGCTGGGATACACATATATCATCAttgcagaaagaaaaacaCCAAATTATTCAAACCCGAAATGAGAGAGTTTTACAGAAAATGgaacaaaaaatattcaatCTTTCATTTGCTATAGATACACATATTTCCATTCCTAAACATATttagtatatgtatattttacAACAAGCATTCTTCAAGTAAGATACTTAAGGGCAATGAAATCATACCCACATACAAAAAGTCGTATAAACGCAAATAAGCACAAAGACAAAAGTATATACCTTGACGAGAAGCTTGAGATAAATATCATCGGACTTGGGCGCAGTGCGCTTGGTCTTCTTGCTCTTACCTCCTGCAACAAGATCGATACCCTGTTTCGAACCAAACGCAATATATTATTCAAATGGAAATACAGTAACATACATGTAATGCAA
Protein-coding regions in this window:
- the LOC18774673 gene encoding uncharacterized protein LOC18774673 isoform X2, whose product is MPKLQPSPCRTQSSPSHHNMSLSSGGSEIPGNMSARSFSEISEVENFKVGLDLVSAARRNIGFLRTVAESQWLHQQPTVIEAIRRYNELWMPLVSDLTVESTTPPAIHPPIDIEWVWFCHTLNPVYYRQYCESKFSKLIGKATIFDEENEEYALMRCRELWVRRYPNEPFENEVDSDSDVRVPEAANEEELLEEVKKNRFLHSKFSEPYRAEIVYLIAAKQRYKRFLFMVQSTIDLCSSLVPASDIMLMWLSHQSYPTVYAEDLKEMEGDLGKVVSMWATVKEKEVEETKKLWERTFDQPYEKAGGEIALELDGGVSFKPTVYWEVSDTDVNTKYKPMHPRFLLEVCVFVRLRDKMKEMQEDMKRNVLRLRMVRCHRELKLEKPVSDFPHSSWRKAWHLYCEFGTKGVIFEIRKRGGSCFKGSSVQETVTFHWNDLLRAPSLTLEKEDQQVKIVASITPPVQAPYLLKCVPDRVTDDSGAMISDLILRMNQYRPQEGRWLSRTVLDHAGRDCFVIRIRVGAGFWRRGGETPSAVKWEDRIIEIREGSWSYVAGSIGRAPVQ
- the LOC18774673 gene encoding uncharacterized protein LOC18774673 isoform X1, with product MPKLQPSPCRTQSSPSHHNMSLSSGGSEIPGNMSARSFSEISEVENFKVGLDLVSAARRNIGFLRTVAESQWLHQQPTVIEAIRRYNELWMPLVSDLTVESTTPPAIHPPIDIEWVWFCHTLNPVYYRQYCESKFSKLIGKATIFDEENEEYALMRCRELWVRRYPNEPFENEVDSDSDVRVPEAANEEELLEEVKKNRFLHSKFSEPYRAEIVYLIAAKQRYKRFLFMVQSTIDLCSSLVPASDIMLMWLSHQSYPTVYAEDLKEMEGDLGKVVSMWATVKEKEVEETKKLWERTFDQPYEKAGGEIALELDGGVSFKPTVYWEVSDTDVNTKYKPMHPRFLLEVCVFVRLRDKMKEMQEDMKRNVLRLRMVRCHRELKLEKPVSDFPHSSWRKAWHLYCEFGTKGVIFEIRKRGGSCFKGSSVQETVTFHWNDLLRAPSLTLEKEDQQVKIVASITPPVQAPYLLKCVPDRVTDDSGAMISDLILRMNQYRPQEGRWLSRTVLDHAGRDCFVIRIRVGAGFWRRGGETPSAVKWEDRIIEIREGSWSYVAGSIGRAPVKLVGTAIPKEPPEQWKAAWNFSTGDELMIQWELSSSKSGLSFGLKNQAAESTVKLLKGRKMQYQVKKKKSVTKDEECQNEEEGEEEEEDEEEEGFLTLVRYTEDNPNGRATALLNWKLLVAELMPEEDAVLVLLLCISILRSVSEMKKEDVGCLLIRRRLKEVKLGTRDWGSVVLHPSSSSSISSPYLQPWYWNAKAIIASDGAGHITRQPSISYSPEEGGDKFYKRGILA
- the LOC18775229 gene encoding putative pectinesterase/pectinesterase inhibitor 22, whose amino-acid sequence is MTIKFISFLPPTEPKMGLPNFLSVLIILSAFSCFSYGVTSSKDPNPSIQSMVMQTCTEIEDQNSCLTNVQAELKTMAPDNQNSASILTAAIRHTLNEARAAIQKITKFSSLSISYREQLAIEDCKELLDFSVSELAWSLGEMNKIRGGDNNEHYEGNLKAWLSAALSNQDTCLEGFEGTDRRLEDFVRGSLKQVTQLIGNVLALYTQLHSLPFKPPRDHGTPVNKSSSSDDHLPAWISEGDQELLRSNPQSGMHADAIVAADGSGKYRTITEAVNAAPNYSSKRHIIYVKKGVYRENIDMKKKKTNIMFVGDGIGQTVVTARRNFMQGWTTFRTATVAVSGKGFIARDMTFRNTAGPENHQGVALRVDSDQSAFFRCSMEGYQDTLYAHSLRQFYRECSIYGTIDFIFGNGAAVLQNCRIYTRVPLPLQKVTITAQGRKNPHQSTGFAIQDSYVLATQPTYLGRPWKQYSRTVFMNTYMSGLVQPRGWLEWYGNFALGTLWYGEYKNYGPGALLPGRVKWPGYHIIKDAAAASFFTVGRFIDGRAWLPSTGVKFTAGLRN
- the LOC18774279 gene encoding putative pectinesterase/pectinesterase inhibitor 28, translating into MAYLEDAEVTSKRRIAIIAVSGFFLVSMVVALTVGAGIDKGFHLNPFSDKRGSSTDKSASTKAIKAICQPTDYKQECLSSLTSAAGNTTDPIQLIKIGFQAAMKQIYEATKKSNLLQKLEKDHRTSMALDTCKELMELAVDELNQSFNRLGDTENFYKYKTFIMDLKVWLSASITYQESCLDAFENTTSSNDAGEEMKTLLKTSMRLSSNGLAMVAQIFSALTDLNNPDPSHRRRLLSFDGLPILGHGDLELPEWYEAGVRKLLTISTAPAPKAHKPDAVVSKDGSGSYKTICEALEHVPKYGNETFVIYIKEGVYNESVRVNRSMTNVMMIGDGANKTRITGNHNFVDGTPTYRTAAVAIHGDHFMAMDIGFENSAGPEKHQAVALRVSADEAIFYKCSMDGYQDTLYTHTHRQFYRDCTISGTIDFVFGDAAAIFQNCTFVVHKPLPDQSCIVTAQGRKEGRQPSAIVIQNSTITADPDYFLVKNVNKAYLGRPWKEYSRTIIMESYIDDVIQPEGWLPWAGQWGLRTCFYTEFRNTGPAANKARRVTWQGIKQITRRHAAQFTPGKFFRGDEWIKLSGVPYVPGLTTNRRSKNATTTRSVLRGF
- the LOC18774728 gene encoding 60S ribosomal protein L18-2, yielding MGIDLVAGGKSKKTKRTAPKSDDIYLKLLVKLYRFLVRRTGSKFNAVILKRLFMSKVNKAPLSLSRLIRYMQGKDNKIAVVVGTVTDDIRVYEVPQLKVTALRFTETARARIEKAGGECLTFDQLALRAPLGQNVVLLRGPKNAREAVKHFGPAPGVPHSHTKPYVRSKGRKFEKARGKRNSKGFRV